In one window of Nesterenkonia sandarakina DNA:
- the nucS gene encoding endonuclease NucS produces the protein MRLVIATCSVSYSGRLNAHLAQATRLLMVKADGGVLIHSDGGSYKPLNWMSPPATMRVSAPDEQQHEAGISEVWTVSATKSDDTLRILISEVHEDVSHDLGVDPGLVKDGVESDLQRLLAEQIELLGSGHRLIRREHPTPIGPVDILARGPQGSVAVELKRRGDIDGVEQLTRYLDLLNRDPLLAPVQGVFAAQQIKPQARTLAEDRGIRCLVLDYDAMRGVDDADSRLF, from the coding sequence GTGCGATTGGTAATTGCGACCTGCTCAGTGTCCTACTCCGGCCGGCTCAACGCCCACCTGGCTCAGGCGACGCGCCTGCTCATGGTCAAGGCCGACGGCGGCGTGCTCATCCACTCTGACGGCGGCTCCTATAAGCCGCTGAACTGGATGTCGCCACCGGCCACCATGCGGGTCAGCGCACCCGACGAGCAGCAGCACGAAGCGGGGATCAGCGAAGTCTGGACCGTCTCTGCGACCAAGAGCGACGACACCCTGCGCATCCTGATCAGCGAGGTCCACGAGGATGTCTCGCATGACCTCGGAGTTGATCCTGGTCTGGTCAAGGACGGCGTGGAGTCTGATCTGCAGCGGCTGCTCGCGGAACAGATCGAGCTGCTCGGCTCAGGACACCGCCTGATCCGCAGGGAGCACCCCACCCCGATCGGCCCGGTGGACATCCTGGCCCGCGGCCCGCAGGGCAGCGTGGCCGTGGAGCTCAAGCGTCGCGGGGACATCGACGGCGTGGAACAGCTCACCCGCTACCTGGACCTGCTCAACCGGGATCCGCTGCTGGCCCCGGTGCAGGGAGTCTTCGCCGCCCAGCAGATCAAACCGCAGGCGCGGACCTTGGCGGAAGATCGCGGCATCCGCTGCCTGGTGCTGGACTATGACGCGATGCGCGGAGTCGACGACGCCGACTCGCGCCTGTTCTGA
- a CDS encoding dihydrofolate reductase family protein, with the protein MRELVYYIATSIDGFIADPAGDFSSFPLDPETLVALFQRYPETCPVHARQALGVTAEPRRFDTVLMGRRTYQPAVDAGLVGGAYPHLRQVVAAHRALPQAPGVEVIQGDLLKAVRELKAGSGRDIWLCGGAELAGQLLGEIDEIQLKINPLVLGDGIPLFRSGVSAHSFSPVSQEALPGGVTLATYRAAIAGG; encoded by the coding sequence ATGCGTGAACTCGTCTACTACATCGCGACCAGCATCGACGGGTTCATCGCGGACCCGGCCGGGGACTTCTCCAGCTTCCCGCTGGATCCTGAGACCTTGGTCGCGCTCTTCCAACGCTATCCGGAGACCTGCCCGGTGCATGCCCGCCAGGCGCTGGGGGTGACGGCCGAGCCGCGTCGCTTCGACACCGTGCTGATGGGCCGGCGCACCTACCAGCCAGCGGTGGACGCCGGTCTGGTCGGCGGAGCGTATCCGCATCTGCGCCAGGTCGTGGCTGCGCATCGGGCCCTGCCGCAGGCGCCGGGAGTAGAGGTGATCCAGGGGGATCTTCTCAAGGCGGTGCGCGAGCTCAAGGCCGGATCGGGCCGGGACATCTGGCTCTGCGGCGGTGCTGAGCTGGCCGGTCAGCTCCTCGGGGAGATCGATGAGATCCAGCTGAAGATCAACCCACTGGTGCTCGGTGACGGGATCCCGCTGTTCAGATCAGGGGTGTCTGCGCACAGCTTCTCCCCGGTCTCGCAGGAGGCGCTGCCCGGAGGAGTGACCCTGGCCACCTACCGGGCGGCGATCGCCGGGGGCTGA
- a CDS encoding F0F1 ATP synthase subunit epsilon, which produces MAELDVQVVASDHAVWSGAAKSVRGRTVEGDIGILPGHTPVLSLLAEGELVIQPVEGAPVKADVSGGFFSVDSDQVTIVADKAELTES; this is translated from the coding sequence ATGGCCGAACTCGACGTCCAGGTGGTCGCCAGCGACCACGCCGTCTGGTCCGGTGCCGCGAAGTCGGTGCGCGGGCGCACCGTGGAAGGTGACATCGGCATCCTGCCCGGTCACACCCCGGTGCTCTCGCTGCTGGCCGAAGGTGAGCTGGTCATCCAGCCCGTCGAGGGCGCCCCGGTCAAGGCCGACGTCAGCGGAGGCTTCTTCTCGGTGGACTCCGATCAGGTGACCATCGTGGCGGACAAGGCTGAGCTCACCGAGAGCTGA
- the atpD gene encoding F0F1 ATP synthase subunit beta, with the protein MTATTAEQSSGGAGQPGATGRIARVIGPVVDIEFPADSIPSMYNALTSEVTLGGETRRITFETAAHLGDNLIRAISLQATDGLVRGTPVHDTGSAISVPVGESVKGHIFNVLGETLDMPISDLEVTDRWPIHRPAPNFAALEGSTEMLETGIKVIDLLTPYIQGGKIGLFGGAGVGKTVLIQEMITRVARNFGGTSVFAGVGERTREGNDLWVEMEEANVLKDTALVFGQMDEPPGTRLRVALSALTMAEYFRDVQNQDVLLFIDNIFRFSQAGSEVSTLLGRMPSAVGYQPNLADEMGVLQERITSTRGHSITSMQAVYVPADDYTDPAPANVFAHLDATTELSRAIASRGLYPAVDPLSSTSRILDPQYVGQEHYDTATRVKQILQKNKELQDIIAILGIDELGEEDKIVVSRARRIEQFLSQNTYTAKQFTGVDGSTVSIKDTIEGFNAIANGDLDHIPEQAFYNVGGLDDVERLYSEIQKRS; encoded by the coding sequence ATGACTGCCACTACTGCAGAGCAGAGCTCCGGAGGAGCCGGTCAGCCGGGTGCGACTGGTCGCATCGCCCGGGTGATCGGCCCGGTCGTGGACATCGAGTTCCCCGCCGACTCCATCCCATCGATGTACAACGCGCTCACCTCCGAGGTCACCCTCGGCGGCGAGACCCGCAGGATCACCTTCGAGACCGCCGCGCACCTGGGCGACAACCTCATCCGCGCTATCTCGCTGCAGGCCACCGACGGCCTGGTGCGCGGCACCCCCGTGCACGACACGGGATCCGCGATCTCGGTGCCCGTCGGCGAGTCCGTGAAGGGCCACATCTTCAACGTCCTGGGCGAGACCCTGGACATGCCGATCTCGGACCTCGAGGTGACCGATCGCTGGCCGATCCACCGCCCGGCCCCGAACTTCGCGGCGCTGGAAGGCTCCACCGAGATGCTGGAGACCGGCATCAAGGTGATCGACCTGCTGACCCCCTACATCCAGGGCGGCAAGATCGGCCTCTTCGGCGGCGCCGGTGTGGGCAAGACGGTGCTCATCCAGGAGATGATCACCCGTGTGGCCCGCAACTTCGGCGGCACCTCGGTGTTCGCCGGCGTCGGTGAGCGCACCCGTGAGGGCAACGACCTCTGGGTGGAGATGGAAGAGGCCAACGTGCTCAAGGACACCGCCTTGGTGTTCGGCCAGATGGATGAGCCGCCAGGCACGCGTCTGCGGGTGGCGCTGAGCGCGCTGACCATGGCGGAGTACTTCCGCGATGTGCAGAACCAGGATGTGCTGCTCTTCATCGACAACATCTTCCGCTTCTCGCAGGCCGGCTCCGAGGTCTCCACGCTGCTGGGCCGCATGCCCTCGGCTGTGGGCTACCAGCCCAACCTCGCGGACGAGATGGGTGTGCTCCAGGAGCGCATCACCTCCACCCGTGGGCACTCGATCACCTCGATGCAGGCCGTCTACGTCCCCGCCGATGACTACACCGACCCGGCGCCGGCGAACGTGTTCGCGCACCTGGATGCGACCACGGAGCTCTCCCGTGCGATCGCCTCGCGTGGCCTCTACCCGGCTGTGGATCCGCTGAGCTCCACCTCGCGCATCCTGGACCCGCAGTATGTGGGTCAGGAGCACTACGACACCGCGACGCGGGTGAAGCAGATCCTGCAGAAGAACAAGGAGCTGCAGGACATCATCGCGATCCTGGGCATCGACGAGCTCGGCGAAGAGGACAAGATCGTCGTCTCCCGCGCCCGCCGCATCGAGCAGTTCCTGTCGCAGAACACCTACACGGCGAAGCAGTTCACCGGCGTGGACGGCTCCACCGTGTCCATCAAGGACACCATCGAGGGCTTCAACGCCATCGCCAACGGCGATCTCGACCACATCCCGGAGCAGGCGTTCTACAACGTCGGCGGTCTCGACGACGTCGAGCGGCTCTACTCCGAGATCCAGAAGAGGTCCTGA
- a CDS encoding F0F1 ATP synthase subunit gamma has translation MGAQIRVYRQKIASTSSMKKIFKAMELIATSRIGKARSRARAASPYADAITRAVSAVASQNDIDHVLTTKVENPTRAAVLILTSDRGLAGAYSTNVLKRGEALTKRLREDGKEIRPYLYGRKAQAFYDFREREYDQVWTGNTDAPEVERAQEIGRTLVDRFLQPTEEGGVDELYLVFTEFQSMVKQEPVVRRLLPLAFVEKEAEATHEPTPLYDFEPAAEEVLDALLPRYIESKIFAAMLEASASELAARQRAMKSAADNADELIKKYTLLRNNARQAEITQELSELIAGADALASS, from the coding sequence ATGGGAGCCCAGATTCGGGTCTACCGCCAGAAGATCGCATCGACCTCGTCGATGAAGAAGATCTTCAAGGCGATGGAGCTGATCGCGACGTCTCGCATCGGCAAGGCACGCAGCCGTGCGCGGGCAGCCTCGCCATACGCAGATGCCATCACACGAGCGGTCTCCGCCGTGGCCTCGCAGAACGACATCGATCATGTGCTGACCACCAAGGTGGAGAACCCCACCCGCGCGGCAGTGCTGATCCTCACCAGCGACCGCGGTCTCGCTGGCGCCTACTCCACGAATGTGCTCAAACGGGGCGAAGCCCTGACCAAGCGCCTGCGTGAGGACGGCAAGGAGATCCGCCCGTACCTCTATGGACGCAAGGCGCAGGCCTTCTATGACTTCCGCGAGCGGGAGTATGACCAGGTCTGGACCGGCAACACGGACGCCCCCGAGGTGGAACGCGCTCAGGAGATCGGCCGCACGCTGGTCGACCGCTTCCTGCAGCCCACCGAGGAGGGCGGTGTGGACGAGCTCTACCTCGTCTTCACCGAATTCCAGTCCATGGTGAAGCAGGAACCGGTGGTGCGACGTCTGCTGCCACTGGCCTTCGTGGAGAAGGAAGCAGAAGCCACGCACGAGCCGACTCCGCTGTATGACTTCGAGCCCGCCGCCGAGGAGGTCCTCGATGCGCTGCTTCCGCGGTACATCGAGTCCAAGATCTTCGCGGCGATGCTCGAAGCCTCCGCCTCGGAGCTCGCGGCACGCCAGCGGGCGATGAAATCGGCTGCAGACAATGCAGACGAGCTCATCAAGAAGTACACCCTGTTGCGCAACAACGCTCGCCAGGCGGAGATCACCCAGGAGCTCAGCGAGCTCATCGCGGGTGCCGACGCCCTGGCCTCGAGCTAG
- the atpA gene encoding F0F1 ATP synthase subunit alpha, with translation MADLTINADDVRNALNDFAASYDPGSAERVEVGRVISAADGIARVEGLPSTMANELLRFEDGTLGLAQNLDTREIGVVILGEFSGIEEGQEVTRTGEVLSVPVGDEFLGRVVDPLGKPIDDKGDIAPEGRRPMELQAPSVVQRKSVHEPLQTGIKAIDAMIPIGRGQRQLIIGDRQTGKTAIAIDAILNQKANWESGDVSKQVRCIYVAVGQKASTIAAVRQSLEERGALEYTTIVASPASDPAGYKYLAPFAGSAIGQHWMYGGKHVLIVFDDLSKQAEAYRAVSLLLRRPPGREAYPGDVFYLHSRLLERCAKLSDELGAGSMTGLPLIETKANDVSAYIPTNVISITDGQIFLQSDLFNANQRPAVDVGISVSRVGGSAQVKAMKKVSGTLKLDLAQYRDMQAFAMFASDLDPATRQQLVRGERQTELLKQAQYTPYAVEDQVASIWTGSQGHLDDVETADIKRFETDWLDYLRRKTNVLTNIAASGKLEDDTVSALKEAMTAFKKEFHAEGASSIVGNEQTEAMSADEISQEEIPARS, from the coding sequence ATGGCCGACTTGACCATCAACGCCGACGACGTCCGCAACGCCTTGAACGATTTCGCCGCATCCTACGATCCCGGCAGCGCTGAGCGCGTCGAGGTCGGACGCGTGATCTCCGCGGCTGACGGCATCGCACGTGTCGAGGGACTTCCCTCGACCATGGCAAACGAACTTCTTCGCTTCGAAGACGGCACCCTGGGCCTGGCCCAGAACCTCGACACCCGAGAGATCGGCGTCGTGATCCTCGGCGAGTTCTCAGGGATCGAGGAGGGCCAGGAGGTCACTCGCACCGGAGAGGTCCTCTCGGTCCCGGTGGGCGACGAGTTCCTGGGTCGCGTGGTGGACCCGCTGGGCAAGCCGATCGACGACAAGGGCGACATCGCCCCGGAGGGACGCCGCCCCATGGAGCTGCAGGCTCCTTCGGTGGTGCAGCGCAAATCCGTGCACGAGCCGCTGCAGACCGGCATCAAGGCCATCGACGCCATGATCCCGATCGGCCGCGGTCAGCGTCAGCTGATCATCGGTGACCGGCAGACCGGCAAGACCGCGATCGCGATCGACGCCATCCTCAACCAGAAGGCGAACTGGGAGTCCGGCGACGTCTCCAAGCAGGTCCGCTGCATCTACGTCGCGGTGGGCCAGAAGGCCTCCACGATCGCAGCCGTGCGGCAGAGCCTCGAGGAGCGCGGCGCGCTGGAGTACACCACCATCGTGGCGTCCCCGGCCTCCGACCCCGCGGGCTATAAGTACCTGGCGCCGTTCGCGGGTTCCGCGATCGGTCAGCACTGGATGTACGGCGGCAAGCACGTGCTCATCGTCTTCGATGACCTCTCCAAGCAGGCTGAGGCCTACCGCGCCGTGTCGCTGCTGCTGCGTCGCCCACCGGGACGCGAGGCGTACCCCGGCGACGTCTTCTACCTCCACTCCCGTCTGCTCGAGCGTTGCGCGAAGCTCTCCGACGAGCTCGGCGCAGGCTCGATGACCGGACTGCCGCTGATCGAGACCAAGGCCAACGACGTCTCGGCCTACATCCCGACCAACGTCATCTCGATCACCGACGGTCAGATCTTCCTGCAGTCGGACCTCTTCAACGCCAACCAGCGCCCAGCGGTCGACGTGGGCATCTCGGTGTCCCGCGTGGGCGGCTCGGCGCAGGTCAAGGCCATGAAGAAGGTCTCGGGCACGTTGAAGCTGGACCTGGCCCAGTACCGGGACATGCAGGCCTTCGCCATGTTCGCCTCGGACCTGGACCCCGCAACGCGCCAGCAGCTGGTGCGCGGCGAGCGTCAGACCGAGCTGCTCAAGCAGGCCCAGTACACCCCGTACGCCGTCGAGGATCAGGTCGCCTCGATCTGGACCGGTTCCCAGGGTCACCTGGACGACGTCGAGACCGCTGACATCAAGCGCTTCGAGACCGACTGGCTGGACTACCTGCGTCGCAAGACCAACGTGCTCACCAACATCGCCGCCTCCGGGAAGCTCGAGGACGACACCGTCAGCGCGCTGAAGGAAGCCATGACCGCGTTCAAGAAGGAGTTCCACGCCGAGGGCGCGAGCTCCATCGTGGGCAACGAGCAGACCGAAGCGATGTCCGCCGACGAGATCAGCCAGGAAGAGATCCCCGCGCGCAGCTGA
- a CDS encoding F0F1 ATP synthase subunit delta, giving the protein MAAVTTESLASVQKELASTLAQADLEVARELFAALDVLDSSAGLRRSLTDPSREAQDRAAMARSLFGGKVNSTTAEVLTALVSRRWSKERDLGDAVEVLAVAVVVVQAEREGLAGLEKLETVLLDFRRTVSSSHEVQRALTDPQAKPEAKQKLGAALSPSASAEARLLIDRAVTSPRGLRPAQLVKRFTEQIAARQQRWIALVTVAKELDPSYMERLRASLDRYFGRELKLDVVVDPAVVGGIRVQVGDEVVDSTVATKLNDLDRRLAS; this is encoded by the coding sequence ATGGCAGCGGTGACCACCGAATCCCTCGCATCCGTGCAGAAGGAGCTCGCGTCGACCCTGGCCCAGGCCGATCTTGAGGTCGCTCGGGAGCTCTTCGCCGCACTGGACGTGCTCGACTCCTCGGCGGGGCTGCGGCGCAGCCTCACCGATCCCTCCCGAGAGGCACAGGACCGCGCCGCGATGGCGCGCAGCCTCTTCGGTGGGAAGGTGAACAGCACGACGGCGGAGGTTCTGACTGCTCTGGTCTCCCGACGCTGGAGCAAGGAGCGCGACCTCGGCGACGCCGTCGAGGTTCTGGCCGTCGCCGTGGTGGTCGTCCAGGCCGAGCGCGAGGGCCTGGCCGGGCTCGAGAAGCTGGAGACGGTGCTGCTGGACTTCCGCCGGACGGTGTCCTCCTCGCACGAGGTGCAGCGCGCTCTGACGGATCCGCAGGCGAAGCCCGAGGCGAAGCAGAAGCTGGGCGCTGCGCTCTCACCTTCTGCCAGCGCCGAGGCCAGGCTGCTCATCGACCGCGCCGTCACCTCGCCTCGCGGACTTCGGCCCGCGCAGCTGGTGAAGCGTTTCACCGAGCAGATCGCGGCCCGCCAGCAGCGCTGGATCGCATTGGTCACCGTCGCCAAGGAGCTGGATCCCAGCTACATGGAACGGCTCCGGGCAAGCCTGGACCGCTACTTCGGCCGGGAGCTGAAACTCGACGTCGTCGTCGACCCTGCTGTGGTCGGCGGCATCCGTGTCCAGGTCGGCGATGAGGTGGTCGACTCCACCGTGGCCACCAAGCTCAACGATCTCGACCGGAGACTGGCCAGCTAG
- a CDS encoding F0F1 ATP synthase subunit B: protein MISASLIQAAEGDANPLLPNPWEALVVVLGFLVLFYVVQKWIVPAFEKSYQARTEAIEGGLNEAEKAKAEAEAMKAEYEKNLGDARAEASRMREEARAEGAQIVAEHKEKAAAEAARITEQAQQQIAAERASAAHSLKAEVGSLATQLASRIVGEALEDDTRSQRVVDRFLADLDADQAAQAGQTGAAQ from the coding sequence ATGATCAGTGCATCTCTGATCCAGGCAGCAGAAGGCGACGCCAACCCATTGCTCCCCAACCCCTGGGAAGCACTGGTCGTGGTGCTCGGCTTCCTGGTGCTGTTCTACGTGGTCCAGAAATGGATCGTGCCAGCATTCGAGAAGTCCTACCAGGCCCGCACCGAGGCCATCGAGGGCGGTCTCAACGAGGCTGAGAAGGCCAAGGCTGAGGCTGAGGCCATGAAGGCCGAGTATGAGAAGAACCTCGGCGATGCCCGTGCTGAGGCGAGCCGGATGCGCGAGGAAGCTCGCGCTGAAGGTGCGCAGATCGTCGCCGAGCACAAGGAGAAGGCCGCCGCCGAGGCGGCCCGCATCACCGAGCAGGCTCAGCAGCAGATCGCCGCAGAGCGCGCCTCTGCTGCGCACTCGCTGAAGGCCGAGGTCGGTTCGCTGGCCACGCAGCTTGCGAGCCGGATCGTCGGCGAGGCCCTGGAGGACGACACCCGCTCCCAGCGAGTGGTGGATCGCTTCCTCGCGGATCTCGACGCTGATCAGGCAGCCCAGGCTGGCCAGACGGGAGCAGCACAGTAA
- a CDS encoding ATP synthase F0 subunit C: protein MDGTLNMVGMGLAGFGAALAIGMIFSAYLNGVARQPEAQRVLQPIAILGFALAEAVFILAIVFAFVL, encoded by the coding sequence ATGGACGGCACTCTGAACATGGTCGGTATGGGTCTCGCAGGCTTCGGCGCTGCTCTGGCCATCGGCATGATCTTCTCGGCCTACCTCAACGGTGTGGCCCGCCAGCCCGAGGCTCAGCGTGTGCTGCAGCCCATCGCCATCCTCGGCTTCGCGCTGGCGGAGGCGGTCTTCATCCTCGCCATCGTCTTCGCCTTCGTGCTCTGA
- the atpB gene encoding F0F1 ATP synthase subunit A yields MATNEGGFQPPTISETHLPEIFPWMAEWGTGFGKNMLMVILSVIVISWFFMWAIRKQSLVPSRAQFIAESGYGFVRHTLGRDILGEKHFRRWIPLLFAVFFFVLVNNIFGAVPGLQLPTFSHAGPAYALAGIIWITWIVLGFRTHGPKFIKLMTVPSGVPKWLLPLLVVLEFLSNFIIRPLTHSLRLMAVMLAGHIIVMLAGSGVEFLVAQQGGLDGYGLGALILVGSIPLYFLELVMMVLQAFVFALLTAIYIQGSIEADAH; encoded by the coding sequence ATGGCCACCAATGAAGGTGGATTCCAGCCGCCCACGATTTCTGAGACGCACCTTCCGGAGATCTTTCCCTGGATGGCGGAGTGGGGGACTGGCTTCGGCAAGAACATGCTGATGGTCATCCTCTCGGTCATCGTCATCTCCTGGTTCTTCATGTGGGCGATCCGGAAGCAGTCCCTGGTGCCCTCCCGCGCGCAGTTCATCGCCGAGTCCGGCTACGGCTTCGTCCGGCACACCCTGGGCCGCGACATCCTCGGCGAGAAGCACTTCCGCCGCTGGATCCCGCTGCTCTTCGCGGTCTTCTTCTTCGTCCTGGTCAACAACATCTTCGGCGCGGTCCCCGGGCTGCAGCTGCCGACCTTCTCGCACGCCGGGCCTGCCTACGCGCTGGCCGGCATCATCTGGATCACCTGGATCGTGCTGGGCTTCAGGACCCACGGACCGAAGTTCATCAAGCTGATGACGGTCCCTTCCGGGGTGCCGAAGTGGCTGCTGCCGCTGCTGGTGGTCCTGGAGTTCCTCTCGAACTTCATCATCCGCCCGCTCACGCACTCGCTGCGACTGATGGCTGTGATGCTCGCCGGGCACATCATCGTGATGCTCGCCGGATCCGGCGTCGAATTCCTCGTGGCCCAGCAGGGCGGCCTGGACGGCTACGGCCTGGGCGCGCTGATCCTGGTGGGCTCGATCCCGCTGTACTTCCTGGAGCTGGTGATGATGGTCCTTCAGGCCTTCGTCTTCGCCCTGCTGACAGCGATCTACATCCAGGGCTCCATCGAGGCTGACGCCCACTGA
- a CDS encoding MraY family glycosyltransferase, producing the protein MIYFLAVLVVSMVVTYALTPAVRIVALRLGIYTPIRDRDVHQAIKPRWGGVAMFLGMVVGLAAASTIPYLGGIFADLTPVRGVFAAMLVILVVGMADDAWDIPWMVKLGGQVFAAVTLVLHGIQLEVMPVGWLGVGGPLVQAMLTVFVVVLTINAFNFIDGLDGLAAGVAALGGAAFFIYSYLLTLSINAFDASNLVTLLMAVLVGSCLGFLPHNFYPSKIIMGDTGAMLLGLVMAAGALAVTADVGQLAEGFRFRNIPAYMPILLPLAVTLLPLLDLALAVARRTARGASPFSPDRGHLHHKLVDGGYSHPQAVLLLYFWSALFAFGAVSFNFVDWWLVALGMVLSLGAALVLTLGPWLRRRALRVNRAAASRALRHRLKN; encoded by the coding sequence ATGATCTATTTCCTGGCCGTCCTGGTCGTCTCGATGGTGGTGACCTATGCGCTCACCCCTGCGGTGCGCATCGTCGCCCTGCGACTGGGCATCTACACCCCGATCCGGGACCGCGACGTGCACCAGGCGATCAAGCCGCGCTGGGGCGGAGTCGCGATGTTCCTGGGGATGGTGGTGGGACTGGCGGCCGCCTCCACGATTCCCTACCTGGGAGGGATCTTCGCGGACCTGACCCCGGTGCGCGGGGTCTTCGCCGCGATGCTGGTGATCCTGGTGGTCGGCATGGCCGACGACGCCTGGGACATCCCCTGGATGGTCAAGCTGGGCGGCCAGGTCTTCGCCGCCGTGACCCTGGTGCTGCACGGGATCCAGCTGGAGGTGATGCCGGTGGGCTGGCTGGGGGTCGGGGGTCCGCTGGTCCAAGCGATGCTGACCGTGTTCGTGGTGGTGCTGACCATCAACGCCTTCAACTTCATCGACGGCCTGGATGGCCTCGCCGCCGGCGTGGCGGCCCTGGGCGGGGCGGCCTTCTTCATCTACAGCTACCTGCTCACGCTCTCGATCAACGCCTTCGACGCCTCGAACCTGGTGACCCTGCTCATGGCCGTGCTGGTGGGCTCCTGTCTGGGGTTCCTGCCGCATAACTTCTACCCCTCGAAGATCATCATGGGCGACACCGGGGCGATGCTGCTGGGACTGGTCATGGCCGCCGGGGCGCTGGCAGTGACCGCCGACGTCGGCCAGCTCGCGGAGGGCTTCAGATTCCGTAACATCCCGGCATATATGCCGATCCTGCTGCCCCTGGCGGTCACGCTGCTTCCGCTGCTCGACCTCGCCCTGGCAGTGGCCCGGCGCACCGCCCGTGGCGCCTCGCCCTTCAGCCCCGACCGGGGCCACCTTCATCACAAACTGGTCGACGGCGGCTACTCGCATCCCCAGGCGGTGCTGCTGCTCTACTTCTGGTCGGCGCTCTTCGCCTTCGGAGCGGTCTCGTTCAACTTCGTGGACTGGTGGCTGGTGGCTCTGGGCATGGTGCTGAGCCTGGGGGCGGCGCTGGTGCTCACGCTGGGACCCTGGCTGCGCCGTCGCGCGCTGCGGGTCAACCGCGCCGCCGCGTCGCGGGCCCTGCGGCACCGACTCAAGAACTGA
- a CDS encoding L-threonylcarbamoyladenylate synthase yields the protein MARVSQTVDCTDPASRAEGIAAAQNALSRGETVVLPTDTVYGIGADAFSPQAVAVLLAAKGRSRAMPPPVLIARPEVMDALAIDVPEQARALAQAFWPGPMTLILHAQPSLHWDLGETHGTVALRMPADELALDLLSATGPLAVSSANRTGMPAATNVTEAQSMLAESVAVYLDAGERASSAASTIIDATVSPARVVRSGALPLAEVQAVVPSVEPEAEAPDAHS from the coding sequence ATGGCGCGCGTGAGCCAGACAGTCGACTGCACGGACCCCGCCTCCCGCGCCGAGGGCATCGCCGCGGCACAGAACGCACTCTCCCGCGGGGAGACCGTGGTCCTTCCCACCGACACCGTCTATGGGATCGGCGCCGACGCCTTCTCGCCGCAGGCCGTCGCGGTGCTGCTCGCCGCCAAGGGGCGCAGCCGCGCGATGCCGCCACCGGTGCTGATCGCACGCCCTGAGGTCATGGACGCCCTGGCCATCGACGTGCCCGAGCAGGCGCGGGCACTGGCCCAGGCCTTCTGGCCTGGCCCGATGACCCTGATCCTGCACGCTCAGCCCTCGCTGCACTGGGACCTGGGGGAGACCCATGGCACCGTGGCGCTGCGCATGCCCGCCGATGAGCTCGCCCTGGACCTGCTCTCCGCCACCGGGCCGCTGGCGGTGTCCTCCGCCAACCGCACCGGGATGCCCGCGGCCACGAATGTGACCGAGGCGCAGAGCATGCTCGCCGAGTCCGTCGCGGTGTATCTCGACGCCGGGGAGCGCGCCAGCAGTGCCGCCTCGACCATCATCGACGCCACCGTGAGCCCGGCCCGCGTGGTGCGCTCCGGTGCCCTGCCGCTGGCCGAGGTCCAGGCCGTGGTCCCTTCAGTGGAGCCCGAGGCAGAGGCCCCCGACGCCCACTCATGA